The Acidimicrobiales bacterium nucleotide sequence GGCGGCCTGCCCCAACCGGCCGGGTTGGGGAGGTTCCCAGCCCTCGGGCACCAGATGGGGCGCTTTCCTGCTGAGGACGGCGAGGACGTCATCGGCGGAGGGGTTCACGAGACCGACGTCGTCGATCACCACCGTGGGAACGGTCTCGTTGCCGTTGGCCCACTCGCGAACCGTCGCGGCGTCGGCCGGGCTGTCCCAGATGTTGTGCTTTCGCAACGGCACGCCGGCCTTGGTGAGTCCCCGGTCGAGCGACGCGCAGAATCCGCAGCCCGGCCGCCAGTAGAAGTCGATGCCGGTGGGTGATGCGTCAGTCATGTCGTTTCGAACCGGTCGACCGTCGGGTTTCTTCCCGCTGACTCCCATGTCTCATACGGAGATCTTGACGGTGAGGGCGTCCATGTCGGCCTCGAGCGACGCCATCACCGTGTCGATCATGGCCCGACGGGCGTTGGCGCGGGTGATCCGGAAGCCGGAGGGACTGAGCGCCGCCGCGTGGGCCCTCGCCGTCTCCATGACGGTGTCCTCCAGCTCGGCAACGGGGACGATCCGGTCGAGATATCCGACGTCGAGCGCCTCATCGGGGGAGTAGACCGTGCCGAGCAGGGTCGCGGCGGTGAAGTGTCGGCGCGAGAGCCGATCCCGGGCCAGCTCGGTGGCGAAGACGGGCAGCGGCATGCCGATGGTCGTTTCGGGAAGCCCGATACGACCCGGGTTGTCCGATGCCACCCTCACATCGCAGGAGAGCAACAACAACGCGCCGGCAGCCAGCGCATGACCGTCGGAGCCGGCCACCACCGGTGCCGGGAAGCCGTAGAGACGCATGCAGAGTTCAGCGCCCTTCTTCATGAGCATCCGGGCGGCCTCCGGGCTCTCCTTCATCACGGCGAGGTCGAACCCGGCGCTGAACTTTCCCTCACGGCCGAATAGCACGACCGCTCTGGCGTCGCGGGCCTCGTCGAGCGCGGCATCGAGTCCGTCGATGGCGGCGTGGCCCAGTGCGTTGGCCTTGCCGTCGTCGATGCGGATGACGGCGATGTCGTCGGTGAGTTCGAGAGTGACGGAATCAGTGGTGCTCATCGCGTCGACGCTAGCTCCCGACCCTCAGCTCGCGGGTTCCCACTCGTCGGGGATCGATGCGAGATCGAGGTCGAGCGCGTCGCAGAACGCCATCACCCACGCGCGGTAGCCGAGGTCGCTCGGGTGGAAGCGGTCGGCCGCCCACCCCTTTCGGCCACCGATCAGATGTGGCACGACATCGGCCACCACCAGACCGCGACGTTCTGCGGATCGCCGCATCGAACGGTTCACCCATCGCCCGGAGGGGCTGGCCGACGGCGCGGGGAGCGTCGAGACGATCGCGTGCGTCGGCAACTCGTCGATCAGCTCGTTCAGCCGGGCCGCAACCGAGGGTGGGTGGGGGTTGCGCATGAGGTCGTTGGACCCGACGCCGCAGGTGATGAGGGCGGCGCGCCGTTCGACGTCGGCGAGAAGCGGCAGTTGTTCCTCGCGGACATGGTGGCTGCGGGCGCCCGACCGGCTGAGGTTCACGATGCCGTGGGGGCGACCGTCGGCCTCGAGCGCACCGGCGATGCGGGCGACCCAGCTCCTCGAGATGGAGCTGGCCCCCACGCCCTGGGCGATCGAGTCGCCGAGCACGACCCAGAGGGGCAGTTCGCCGGCGAGTGCGTCGGCCGCGATATCTCGCCAGTGCGCCTCGCGGGGGTTGACCTGCTCGGCGACCTGGCGCGTGCCGCGGCTCACGACGCTGATCGTGCGGGTGAAGGGTCGCGGTGTCCAGGGCTCGCGCTCGTGGAGCGCGGCGATCACCGGATGGTGATCGGGTTTCTGCGGAAGGGGCTTAGTCTGCGCCACGTGATCCTTGTCGACATCGAGCGTGTCAGCATGAGCCGTCCGAACCGGCCGCTCTTCAGCGACGTGTCGGTGACGGTGTCAGATGGCGACCGTTTGGGGGTCGTGGGCATCAACGGTACCGGCAAATCGACACTGCTCTCCGTCATCGCCGGCACCCGGGAACCGGAGTCGGGCACGATTCGACGTGGTCGCGAGGCCAGCATCGCCGTGGTCGATCAGGTGACGAAGCTGCCGGAGGGCTCCGTGCGCGACGCGGTCGGCGGCGGCTGGCGCGGCGAGGCCGCGCTCGACCGCCTCGGCGTGGGCGATCTCATGGACCGGTCCACCACCGAGTTGTCGGGTGGCCAGGAAAAGCGCGTCGCTCTGGCGCAGGCCGTGGTCGCCGATGCCGATCTGCTGGTGCTCGACGAGCCGACGAACCATCTCGACGTCGACGCGATCGAGTGGCTCGAGAGCGAGCTGCGGGGATTTCGGGGCGGCCTCGTTCTGGTCACCCACGATCGCAAGGTGCTCGACTCGCTCACGACCCGCATTCTCGAACTCGACCGCGGGTCGGCCTACGTGCACGACGGCGGCTACGCCGGCTATCTCGAGGGACGGGCGGCCCGCGAGGAGCGGGCGGCGGCCAGCGAGTCCACGCGTCGCAACCTCGCCCGACGGGAGCTGGCCTGGCTGCGCACGGGAGCAAAGGCCCGCACCCGCAAGAGCCGGTCCCGCATCAACCGGGCCAACGAACTGATTCAGGGCGGCCCGCAGGCCGCGGCCCGCGAAGGCGACCTCGATCTCAAGCGGCTCCACGAGGGCACCCCCCGTCTGGGCGACCAGGTGGTCGAGCTCCACGACGTCACCGTCGGCTTCGCGGGGGCCGCACCGCTCGTCACCGGACTCGATCTCCTGCTCGACCGTCGCGAACGGCTCGGCATCGTCGGTGCCAACGGCAGCGGCAAGTCCACCCTGCTCGACGTGATCGCCGGCCGCCGAGCGCCGCTGGCCGGCGAGGTCGTCGTCGGTCCGACGGCCGAGGTCGGTCTGCACGACCAGCGAGGCCGTGAGCTGCCGCCCACCGCGAAGGTGCGGGAGTTGATGGCGGGCGACGGGGCCGAGCCCGACTGGTGGGACATGGCGCTGCTCGAGCGCTTCTGGTTCGACAGCGACACGCAACACTCGCCGATCGAGCTCCTCTCGGGCGGCGAACGACGTCGCATCCAGCTGGTGTTGACGCTGGCCGACAAGCCGAATGTTCTCCTGCTCGACGAGCCGACCAACGATCTGGACCTCGACACGCTGCGGGCGTTGGAGGACTTCCTCGACGACTGGCCCGGCGCCGTCGTGGTCGTGAGCCACGATCGGACCTTCCTCGATCGCACCGTCGATGATGTGCTCGTGATCGATCACGGGCGGGCCCAGCGCTGGCCCGGCGGGTACGAGCAGTGGCTCGAGGACCGGTCCACCTCCGGGAACCGGGGCAGTGTGGCAACGACGACGTCGACGCCGTCGGTGAAGCCTCGAAAACCGGCGGTCCGCACCGGTGGGCGCAGCCACAGCACCATTCGTCACGACGTCAAAGCAGCCGAGAAGGCCATGGGTCGACTGCAGAAGCGGCGAGAGCAACTCGACGCCGAACTGGCGGACGCGGGCACCGATCATGTTCGACTGGCGGAGGTCGGCGAGGCCATCGCCGGCTGTGATGCGGAGCTGTCGGCGGCGGAGGAACGCTGGTTGGAGCTCTCCGAGGAGCTCGAGAACCGATGACCGGGACCACGTCGCTACCCTGAACGTCATGACTGACACCGTCACCACCGAGGCTGAATCCGGCGCCGACGAGGTGCTCATCGTCACCGATGCGGCCCGCGCCACCGTGCTCGAGATCCGGGCCAAGGAGGACGATGGCGAGAGCCTGGGCCTGCGGGTCGAGGTCACCGGCGCGTCGGGGGTCGACTACACCTACGACCTCTCGCTCGAACCGGTGGCCGAGGCGGCCGACGACGACCACGTCCGCGACGACGACGGGCTCTCCATCATCGTG carries:
- a CDS encoding glutaredoxin domain-containing protein, encoding MTDASPTGIDFYWRPGCGFCASLDRGLTKAGVPLRKHNIWDSPADAATVREWANGNETVPTVVIDDVGLVNPSADDVLAVLSRKAPHLVPEGWEPPQPGRLGQAARRLLGG
- a CDS encoding crotonase/enoyl-CoA hydratase family protein, with amino-acid sequence MSTTDSVTLELTDDIAVIRIDDGKANALGHAAIDGLDAALDEARDARAVVLFGREGKFSAGFDLAVMKESPEAARMLMKKGAELCMRLYGFPAPVVAGSDGHALAAGALLLLSCDVRVASDNPGRIGLPETTIGMPLPVFATELARDRLSRRHFTAATLLGTVYSPDEALDVGYLDRIVPVAELEDTVMETARAHAAALSPSGFRITRANARRAMIDTVMASLEADMDALTVKISV
- a CDS encoding ABC-F family ATP-binding cassette domain-containing protein, whose protein sequence is MSRPNRPLFSDVSVTVSDGDRLGVVGINGTGKSTLLSVIAGTREPESGTIRRGREASIAVVDQVTKLPEGSVRDAVGGGWRGEAALDRLGVGDLMDRSTTELSGGQEKRVALAQAVVADADLLVLDEPTNHLDVDAIEWLESELRGFRGGLVLVTHDRKVLDSLTTRILELDRGSAYVHDGGYAGYLEGRAAREERAAASESTRRNLARRELAWLRTGAKARTRKSRSRINRANELIQGGPQAAAREGDLDLKRLHEGTPRLGDQVVELHDVTVGFAGAAPLVTGLDLLLDRRERLGIVGANGSGKSTLLDVIAGRRAPLAGEVVVGPTAEVGLHDQRGRELPPTAKVRELMAGDGAEPDWWDMALLERFWFDSDTQHSPIELLSGGERRRIQLVLTLADKPNVLLLDEPTNDLDLDTLRALEDFLDDWPGAVVVVSHDRTFLDRTVDDVLVIDHGRAQRWPGGYEQWLEDRSTSGNRGSVATTTSTPSVKPRKPAVRTGGRSHSTIRHDVKAAEKAMGRLQKRREQLDAELADAGTDHVRLAEVGEAIAGCDAELSAAEERWLELSEELENR
- a CDS encoding SGNH/GDSL hydrolase family protein; amino-acid sequence: MAQTKPLPQKPDHHPVIAALHEREPWTPRPFTRTISVVSRGTRQVAEQVNPREAHWRDIAADALAGELPLWVVLGDSIAQGVGASSISRSWVARIAGALEADGRPHGIVNLSRSGARSHHVREEQLPLLADVERRAALITCGVGSNDLMRNPHPPSVAARLNELIDELPTHAIVSTLPAPSASPSGRWVNRSMRRSAERRGLVVADVVPHLIGGRKGWAADRFHPSDLGYRAWVMAFCDALDLDLASIPDEWEPAS